The Scophthalmus maximus strain ysfricsl-2021 chromosome 7, ASM2237912v1, whole genome shotgun sequence genome includes a window with the following:
- the bicd1a gene encoding protein bicaudal D homolog 1 isoform X2 — protein MAAGLGCGESVDQYCAAVERLTQELAEANREKIRAAECGLVVLEENQALKHKYAELETEQDTLRKELEQLQEAFGQAYTNQRKVAEDGETNEETLLQESACKEAYYTGRLLELQTEVTLSRSVASNAQAENERLNALAQELRESNDMLELQRSRMREEIKEYKFRETRLLQDYTELEEENITLQKLVSTLKQSQVEYEGLKHEIKVLEEETVLLNSQLEDALRLKDISQGQLEEALDALKSEREQKNNLRKELAHHISLTDSVYGAGAHLALTVTGVEGLKFPEETGGTNGGAIPVASEDGGWRNGHLLAGTGLAKMNAEYRPGRKGEALHPVPDLFSELNLSEMQKLKQQLLQVECEKAALLMNLQEAQTQLQHTQGALTEQSDRVHRLTERCNAMKRLKGDKELDDPQESEKPDGDSVSPQANGHHDPDIHGFEILECKYKVAVTEVIDLKAELKALKEKYNQAVEGQGESHGDDRVQAPSEQVAHLERSCREGRERVAGLEAELRAATSTATESQGMLNTAQDELVTFSEELAQLYHHVCMCNNETPNRVMLDYYRQSRVTRSGSLKGSEDPWAFLSPRLARRLAAASAACSNESQRSPMGSPSKDAHNVHHNETSASAADSPSCHSSPTRNPTGSPGISVSPCPSPLPSEAGGDLRKEPMNIYNLNAIIRDQIKHLQKAVDRSLLLSRQRAAARELAPMLDKDKESCMEEILKLKSLISTKREQIATLRLVLKANKQTAEGALANLKSKYENEKAMVTETMMKLRNELKALKEDAATFSSLRAMFATRCDEYVTQLDEMQRQLAAAEDEKKTLNSLLRMAIQQKLALTQRLEDLEFDHEQTYRGRGAKVPKIKSSPPKFLVDCQQPAASVPSLSPQLRRGRASLGRSPKCVADLQDRSSVLTGSRSLLSPCDPPSCLVQQPHGLHGT, from the exons atGGCCGCCGGTTTGGGATGCGGGGAATCGGTGGATCAGTACTGCGCCGCGGTGGAGCGGCTCACTCAGGAGCTGGCCGAGGCGAACCGGGAGAAGATCCGCGCCGCGGAGTGCGGTCTGGTCGTGCTGGAGGAGAACCAGGCGCTGAAACACAAGTACGCCGAGCTGGAGACCGAGCAGGACACTCTGAGGAAGGAGTTGGAGCAACTGCAGGAG gcaTTCGGTCAGGCCTACACCAACCAGCGCAAGGTGGCAGAGGATGGGGAGACCAACGAGGAGACGCTGCTGCAGGAGTCGGCCTGTAAGGAGGCCTACTACACGGGCCgcctgctggagctgcagacGGAGGTGACGCTGAGCCGCTCCGTGGCGTCCAACGCGCAGGCGGAGAACGAGCGGCTCAACGCGCTCGCGCAGGAGCTGCGAGAG AGCAACGACatgctggagctgcagaggagccggatgagggaggagatcaAGGAGTACAAGTTCAGGGAGACCAGGCTCCTTCAGGACTAcacggagctggaggaggagaacatcaCGCTGCAGAAACTGGTCTCTACGCTCAAGCAGAGCCAG GTGGAGTATGAGGGCCTGAAACACGAGATcaaggtgctggaggaggagaccgTTCTTCTCAACAGCCAGCTTGAGGACGCCTTGCGTCTGAAGGACATCTCCCAGGGTCAGTTGGAAGAAGCCCTGGACGCCCTGAAGAGCGAGCGCGAGCAGAAGAACAACCTGAGGAAGGAACTCGCCCACCACATCAGCCTGACCGACAGCGTCTACGGGGCGGGGGCCCATCTGGCGCTCACCGTCACCGGCGTCGAGGGCCTCAAGTTCCCCGAGGAGACCGGCGGCACCAACGGCGGCGCCATCCCGGTCGCCAGCGAGGACGGCGGCTGGCGCAACGGCCACCTCCTCGCAGGCACGGGGCTGGCCAAGATGAACGCGGAGTACCGGCCGGGCCGCAAGGGAGAAGCCCTGCACCCGGTGCCCGACCTGTTCAGTGAGCTCAACCTGTCGGAGATGCAGAAGCTCAAACAGCAGCTGCTACAG GTGGAGTGCGAGAAGGCAGCGCTGCTCATGAACCTGCAGGAGGCCCAGACCCAACTGCAGCACACGCAGGGCGCCCTGACCGAGCAGAGCGACCGCGTCCACCGCCTCACGGAACGCTGCAACGCCATGAAGCGTCTCAAGGGGGACAAGGAGCTCGACGACCCGCAGGAGAGCGAGAAGCCCGACGGCGACTCCGTATCGCCCCAGGCCAACGGCCACCACGATCCCGACATCCACGGGTTTGAGATCCTGGAGTGCAAGTACAAGGTGGCGGTGACGGAGGTGATCGACCTGAAGGCCGAGCTCAAGGCCCTGAAGGAGAAGTATAACCAGGCTGTGGAGGGGCAGGGAGAGAGCCACGGTGACGACCGGGTCCAGGCGCCGAGTGAACAG GTAGCTCACCTGGAGCGCAGTTGCCGCGAAGGCCGGGAGAGGGTGGCCGGCCTGGAGGCGGAGCTGCGAGCTGCGACGAGCACGGCCACGGAGAGCCAGGGCATGCTGAACACCGCACAGGACGAGCTGGTGACCTTCAGTGAAGAGCTGGCGCAGCTCTATCACCACGTCTGTATGTGCAACAACGAGACGCCCAACCGCGTCATGCTGGACTACTACCGCCAGAGCCGCGTCACGCGCAGCGGCAGCCTGAAGGGCTCCGAGGACCCCTGGGCCTTCCTCTCGCCGCGCTTGGCGCGACGCCTCGCCGCGGCGTCTGCAGCCTGCTCCAATGAGTCCCAAAGAAGTCCCATGGGATCCCCATCCAAAGACGCTCACAACGTACACCACAATGAGACATCGGCCAGCGCGGCAGACTCGCCATCCTGCCACAGCAGCCCCACCCGCAACCCCACGGGCTCCCCGGGTATCAGCGTCTCTCCCTGCCCATCCCCGCTGCCCTCGGAGGCGGGCGGGGACCTGCGCAAGGAGCCCATGAACATCTACAACCTGAATGCCATCATCAGGGACCAGATCAAACACCTGCAGAAGGCCGTAGACCGCTCACTGCTGCTGTCCAGGCAGAGGGCCGCAGCCAGGGAGCTGGCCCCTATGCTGGACAAGGACAAGGAGTCGTGCATGGAGGAGATACTCAAGCTCAAGTCCCTGATCAGCACCAAGAGAGAGCAGATCGCCACACTCAGGCTGGTGCTCAAGGCGAATAAACAG ACAGCAGAGGGTGCGCTGGCTAACCTGAAGAGCAAGTACGAGAATGAAAAGGCGATGGTGACCGAGACCATGATGAAGCTGAGGAATGAGCTGAAGGCTCTGAAAGAAGACGCCGCCACCTTCTCGTCGCTCAGGGCCATGTTTGCCACGAG GTGCGATGAGTACGTTACCCAGCTGGACGAGATGCAGAGGCAgctggcggcggcggaggacgAGAAAAAGACGCTGAACTCCCTCCTCCGTATGGCCATCCAGCAGAAACTGGCCCTGACCCAACGCCTGGAGGATCTGGAGTTCGACCATGAGCAGACGTACCGTGGCCGCGGCGCAAAGGTGCCCAAGATAAAAAGCAGCCCACCCAAA TTTCTTGTAGATTGTCAGCAGCCTGCTGCCTCAGTACCGTCACTCTCCCCACAACTAAGGCGAGGGAGAGCCTCCCTAGGCCGCAG
- the bicd1a gene encoding protein bicaudal D homolog 1 isoform X4 encodes MAAGLGCGESVDQYCAAVERLTQELAEANREKIRAAECGLVVLEENQALKHKYAELETEQDTLRKELEQLQEAFGQAYTNQRKVAEDGETNEETLLQESACKEAYYTGRLLELQTEVTLSRSVASNAQAENERLNALAQELRESNDMLELQRSRMREEIKEYKFRETRLLQDYTELEEENITLQKLVSTLKQSQVEYEGLKHEIKVLEEETVLLNSQLEDALRLKDISQGQLEEALDALKSEREQKNNLRKELAHHISLTDSVYGAGAHLALTVTGVEGLKFPEETGGTNGGAIPVASEDGGWRNGHLLAGTGLAKMNAEYRPGRKGEALHPVPDLFSELNLSEMQKLKQQLLQVECEKAALLMNLQEAQTQLQHTQGALTEQSDRVHRLTERCNAMKRLKGDKELDDPQESEKPDGDSVSPQANGHHDPDIHGFEILECKYKVAVTEVIDLKAELKALKEKYNQAVEGQGESHGDDRVQAPSEQQVAHLERSCREGRERVAGLEAELRAATSTATESQGMLNTAQDELVTFSEELAQLYHHVCMCNNETPNRVMLDYYRQSRVTRSGSLKGSEDPWAFLSPRLARRLAAASAACSNESQRSPMGSPSKDAHNVHHNETSASAADSPSCHSSPTRNPTGSPGISVSPCPSPLPSEAGGDLRKEPMNIYNLNAIIRDQIKHLQKAVDRSLLLSRQRAAARELAPMLDKDKESCMEEILKLKSLISTKREQIATLRLVLKANKQTAEGALANLKSKYENEKAMVTETMMKLRNELKALKEDAATFSSLRAMFATRCDEYVTQLDEMQRQLAAAEDEKKTLNSLLRMAIQQKLALTQRLEDLEFDHEQTYRGRGAKVPKIKSSPPKS; translated from the exons atGGCCGCCGGTTTGGGATGCGGGGAATCGGTGGATCAGTACTGCGCCGCGGTGGAGCGGCTCACTCAGGAGCTGGCCGAGGCGAACCGGGAGAAGATCCGCGCCGCGGAGTGCGGTCTGGTCGTGCTGGAGGAGAACCAGGCGCTGAAACACAAGTACGCCGAGCTGGAGACCGAGCAGGACACTCTGAGGAAGGAGTTGGAGCAACTGCAGGAG gcaTTCGGTCAGGCCTACACCAACCAGCGCAAGGTGGCAGAGGATGGGGAGACCAACGAGGAGACGCTGCTGCAGGAGTCGGCCTGTAAGGAGGCCTACTACACGGGCCgcctgctggagctgcagacGGAGGTGACGCTGAGCCGCTCCGTGGCGTCCAACGCGCAGGCGGAGAACGAGCGGCTCAACGCGCTCGCGCAGGAGCTGCGAGAG AGCAACGACatgctggagctgcagaggagccggatgagggaggagatcaAGGAGTACAAGTTCAGGGAGACCAGGCTCCTTCAGGACTAcacggagctggaggaggagaacatcaCGCTGCAGAAACTGGTCTCTACGCTCAAGCAGAGCCAG GTGGAGTATGAGGGCCTGAAACACGAGATcaaggtgctggaggaggagaccgTTCTTCTCAACAGCCAGCTTGAGGACGCCTTGCGTCTGAAGGACATCTCCCAGGGTCAGTTGGAAGAAGCCCTGGACGCCCTGAAGAGCGAGCGCGAGCAGAAGAACAACCTGAGGAAGGAACTCGCCCACCACATCAGCCTGACCGACAGCGTCTACGGGGCGGGGGCCCATCTGGCGCTCACCGTCACCGGCGTCGAGGGCCTCAAGTTCCCCGAGGAGACCGGCGGCACCAACGGCGGCGCCATCCCGGTCGCCAGCGAGGACGGCGGCTGGCGCAACGGCCACCTCCTCGCAGGCACGGGGCTGGCCAAGATGAACGCGGAGTACCGGCCGGGCCGCAAGGGAGAAGCCCTGCACCCGGTGCCCGACCTGTTCAGTGAGCTCAACCTGTCGGAGATGCAGAAGCTCAAACAGCAGCTGCTACAG GTGGAGTGCGAGAAGGCAGCGCTGCTCATGAACCTGCAGGAGGCCCAGACCCAACTGCAGCACACGCAGGGCGCCCTGACCGAGCAGAGCGACCGCGTCCACCGCCTCACGGAACGCTGCAACGCCATGAAGCGTCTCAAGGGGGACAAGGAGCTCGACGACCCGCAGGAGAGCGAGAAGCCCGACGGCGACTCCGTATCGCCCCAGGCCAACGGCCACCACGATCCCGACATCCACGGGTTTGAGATCCTGGAGTGCAAGTACAAGGTGGCGGTGACGGAGGTGATCGACCTGAAGGCCGAGCTCAAGGCCCTGAAGGAGAAGTATAACCAGGCTGTGGAGGGGCAGGGAGAGAGCCACGGTGACGACCGGGTCCAGGCGCCGAGTGAACAG CAGGTAGCTCACCTGGAGCGCAGTTGCCGCGAAGGCCGGGAGAGGGTGGCCGGCCTGGAGGCGGAGCTGCGAGCTGCGACGAGCACGGCCACGGAGAGCCAGGGCATGCTGAACACCGCACAGGACGAGCTGGTGACCTTCAGTGAAGAGCTGGCGCAGCTCTATCACCACGTCTGTATGTGCAACAACGAGACGCCCAACCGCGTCATGCTGGACTACTACCGCCAGAGCCGCGTCACGCGCAGCGGCAGCCTGAAGGGCTCCGAGGACCCCTGGGCCTTCCTCTCGCCGCGCTTGGCGCGACGCCTCGCCGCGGCGTCTGCAGCCTGCTCCAATGAGTCCCAAAGAAGTCCCATGGGATCCCCATCCAAAGACGCTCACAACGTACACCACAATGAGACATCGGCCAGCGCGGCAGACTCGCCATCCTGCCACAGCAGCCCCACCCGCAACCCCACGGGCTCCCCGGGTATCAGCGTCTCTCCCTGCCCATCCCCGCTGCCCTCGGAGGCGGGCGGGGACCTGCGCAAGGAGCCCATGAACATCTACAACCTGAATGCCATCATCAGGGACCAGATCAAACACCTGCAGAAGGCCGTAGACCGCTCACTGCTGCTGTCCAGGCAGAGGGCCGCAGCCAGGGAGCTGGCCCCTATGCTGGACAAGGACAAGGAGTCGTGCATGGAGGAGATACTCAAGCTCAAGTCCCTGATCAGCACCAAGAGAGAGCAGATCGCCACACTCAGGCTGGTGCTCAAGGCGAATAAACAG ACAGCAGAGGGTGCGCTGGCTAACCTGAAGAGCAAGTACGAGAATGAAAAGGCGATGGTGACCGAGACCATGATGAAGCTGAGGAATGAGCTGAAGGCTCTGAAAGAAGACGCCGCCACCTTCTCGTCGCTCAGGGCCATGTTTGCCACGAG GTGCGATGAGTACGTTACCCAGCTGGACGAGATGCAGAGGCAgctggcggcggcggaggacgAGAAAAAGACGCTGAACTCCCTCCTCCGTATGGCCATCCAGCAGAAACTGGCCCTGACCCAACGCCTGGAGGATCTGGAGTTCGACCATGAGCAGACGTACCGTGGCCGCGGCGCAAAGGTGCCCAAGATAAAAAGCAGCCCACCCAAA
- the bicd1a gene encoding protein bicaudal D homolog 1 isoform X1: MAAGLGCGESVDQYCAAVERLTQELAEANREKIRAAECGLVVLEENQALKHKYAELETEQDTLRKELEQLQEAFGQAYTNQRKVAEDGETNEETLLQESACKEAYYTGRLLELQTEVTLSRSVASNAQAENERLNALAQELRESNDMLELQRSRMREEIKEYKFRETRLLQDYTELEEENITLQKLVSTLKQSQVEYEGLKHEIKVLEEETVLLNSQLEDALRLKDISQGQLEEALDALKSEREQKNNLRKELAHHISLTDSVYGAGAHLALTVTGVEGLKFPEETGGTNGGAIPVASEDGGWRNGHLLAGTGLAKMNAEYRPGRKGEALHPVPDLFSELNLSEMQKLKQQLLQVECEKAALLMNLQEAQTQLQHTQGALTEQSDRVHRLTERCNAMKRLKGDKELDDPQESEKPDGDSVSPQANGHHDPDIHGFEILECKYKVAVTEVIDLKAELKALKEKYNQAVEGQGESHGDDRVQAPSEQQVAHLERSCREGRERVAGLEAELRAATSTATESQGMLNTAQDELVTFSEELAQLYHHVCMCNNETPNRVMLDYYRQSRVTRSGSLKGSEDPWAFLSPRLARRLAAASAACSNESQRSPMGSPSKDAHNVHHNETSASAADSPSCHSSPTRNPTGSPGISVSPCPSPLPSEAGGDLRKEPMNIYNLNAIIRDQIKHLQKAVDRSLLLSRQRAAARELAPMLDKDKESCMEEILKLKSLISTKREQIATLRLVLKANKQTAEGALANLKSKYENEKAMVTETMMKLRNELKALKEDAATFSSLRAMFATRCDEYVTQLDEMQRQLAAAEDEKKTLNSLLRMAIQQKLALTQRLEDLEFDHEQTYRGRGAKVPKIKSSPPKFLVDCQQPAASVPSLSPQLRRGRASLGRSPKCVADLQDRSSVLTGSRSLLSPCDPPSCLVQQPHGLHGT, from the exons atGGCCGCCGGTTTGGGATGCGGGGAATCGGTGGATCAGTACTGCGCCGCGGTGGAGCGGCTCACTCAGGAGCTGGCCGAGGCGAACCGGGAGAAGATCCGCGCCGCGGAGTGCGGTCTGGTCGTGCTGGAGGAGAACCAGGCGCTGAAACACAAGTACGCCGAGCTGGAGACCGAGCAGGACACTCTGAGGAAGGAGTTGGAGCAACTGCAGGAG gcaTTCGGTCAGGCCTACACCAACCAGCGCAAGGTGGCAGAGGATGGGGAGACCAACGAGGAGACGCTGCTGCAGGAGTCGGCCTGTAAGGAGGCCTACTACACGGGCCgcctgctggagctgcagacGGAGGTGACGCTGAGCCGCTCCGTGGCGTCCAACGCGCAGGCGGAGAACGAGCGGCTCAACGCGCTCGCGCAGGAGCTGCGAGAG AGCAACGACatgctggagctgcagaggagccggatgagggaggagatcaAGGAGTACAAGTTCAGGGAGACCAGGCTCCTTCAGGACTAcacggagctggaggaggagaacatcaCGCTGCAGAAACTGGTCTCTACGCTCAAGCAGAGCCAG GTGGAGTATGAGGGCCTGAAACACGAGATcaaggtgctggaggaggagaccgTTCTTCTCAACAGCCAGCTTGAGGACGCCTTGCGTCTGAAGGACATCTCCCAGGGTCAGTTGGAAGAAGCCCTGGACGCCCTGAAGAGCGAGCGCGAGCAGAAGAACAACCTGAGGAAGGAACTCGCCCACCACATCAGCCTGACCGACAGCGTCTACGGGGCGGGGGCCCATCTGGCGCTCACCGTCACCGGCGTCGAGGGCCTCAAGTTCCCCGAGGAGACCGGCGGCACCAACGGCGGCGCCATCCCGGTCGCCAGCGAGGACGGCGGCTGGCGCAACGGCCACCTCCTCGCAGGCACGGGGCTGGCCAAGATGAACGCGGAGTACCGGCCGGGCCGCAAGGGAGAAGCCCTGCACCCGGTGCCCGACCTGTTCAGTGAGCTCAACCTGTCGGAGATGCAGAAGCTCAAACAGCAGCTGCTACAG GTGGAGTGCGAGAAGGCAGCGCTGCTCATGAACCTGCAGGAGGCCCAGACCCAACTGCAGCACACGCAGGGCGCCCTGACCGAGCAGAGCGACCGCGTCCACCGCCTCACGGAACGCTGCAACGCCATGAAGCGTCTCAAGGGGGACAAGGAGCTCGACGACCCGCAGGAGAGCGAGAAGCCCGACGGCGACTCCGTATCGCCCCAGGCCAACGGCCACCACGATCCCGACATCCACGGGTTTGAGATCCTGGAGTGCAAGTACAAGGTGGCGGTGACGGAGGTGATCGACCTGAAGGCCGAGCTCAAGGCCCTGAAGGAGAAGTATAACCAGGCTGTGGAGGGGCAGGGAGAGAGCCACGGTGACGACCGGGTCCAGGCGCCGAGTGAACAG CAGGTAGCTCACCTGGAGCGCAGTTGCCGCGAAGGCCGGGAGAGGGTGGCCGGCCTGGAGGCGGAGCTGCGAGCTGCGACGAGCACGGCCACGGAGAGCCAGGGCATGCTGAACACCGCACAGGACGAGCTGGTGACCTTCAGTGAAGAGCTGGCGCAGCTCTATCACCACGTCTGTATGTGCAACAACGAGACGCCCAACCGCGTCATGCTGGACTACTACCGCCAGAGCCGCGTCACGCGCAGCGGCAGCCTGAAGGGCTCCGAGGACCCCTGGGCCTTCCTCTCGCCGCGCTTGGCGCGACGCCTCGCCGCGGCGTCTGCAGCCTGCTCCAATGAGTCCCAAAGAAGTCCCATGGGATCCCCATCCAAAGACGCTCACAACGTACACCACAATGAGACATCGGCCAGCGCGGCAGACTCGCCATCCTGCCACAGCAGCCCCACCCGCAACCCCACGGGCTCCCCGGGTATCAGCGTCTCTCCCTGCCCATCCCCGCTGCCCTCGGAGGCGGGCGGGGACCTGCGCAAGGAGCCCATGAACATCTACAACCTGAATGCCATCATCAGGGACCAGATCAAACACCTGCAGAAGGCCGTAGACCGCTCACTGCTGCTGTCCAGGCAGAGGGCCGCAGCCAGGGAGCTGGCCCCTATGCTGGACAAGGACAAGGAGTCGTGCATGGAGGAGATACTCAAGCTCAAGTCCCTGATCAGCACCAAGAGAGAGCAGATCGCCACACTCAGGCTGGTGCTCAAGGCGAATAAACAG ACAGCAGAGGGTGCGCTGGCTAACCTGAAGAGCAAGTACGAGAATGAAAAGGCGATGGTGACCGAGACCATGATGAAGCTGAGGAATGAGCTGAAGGCTCTGAAAGAAGACGCCGCCACCTTCTCGTCGCTCAGGGCCATGTTTGCCACGAG GTGCGATGAGTACGTTACCCAGCTGGACGAGATGCAGAGGCAgctggcggcggcggaggacgAGAAAAAGACGCTGAACTCCCTCCTCCGTATGGCCATCCAGCAGAAACTGGCCCTGACCCAACGCCTGGAGGATCTGGAGTTCGACCATGAGCAGACGTACCGTGGCCGCGGCGCAAAGGTGCCCAAGATAAAAAGCAGCCCACCCAAA TTTCTTGTAGATTGTCAGCAGCCTGCTGCCTCAGTACCGTCACTCTCCCCACAACTAAGGCGAGGGAGAGCCTCCCTAGGCCGCAG
- the bicd1a gene encoding protein bicaudal D homolog 1 isoform X3, with amino-acid sequence MAAGLGCGESVDQYCAAVERLTQELAEANREKIRAAECGLVVLEENQALKHKYAELETEQDTLRKELEQLQEAFGQAYTNQRKVAEDGETNEETLLQESACKEAYYTGRLLELQTEVTLSRSVASNAQAENERLNALAQELRESNDMLELQRSRMREEIKEYKFRETRLLQDYTELEEENITLQKLVSTLKQSQVEYEGLKHEIKVLEEETVLLNSQLEDALRLKDISQGQLEEALDALKSEREQKNNLRKELAHHISLTDSVYGAGAHLALTVTGVEGLKFPEETGGTNGGAIPVASEDGGWRNGHLLAGTGLAKMNAEYRPGRKGEALHPVPDLFSELNLSEMQKLKQQLLQVECEKAALLMNLQEAQTQLQHTQGALTEQSDRVHRLTERCNAMKRLKGDKELDDPQESEKPDGDSVSPQANGHHDPDIHGFEILECKYKVAVTEVIDLKAELKALKEKYNQAVEGQGESHGDDRVQAPSEQQVAHLERSCREGRERVAGLEAELRAATSTATESQGMLNTAQDELVTFSEELAQLYHHVCMCNNETPNRVMLDYYRQSRVTRSGSLKGSEDPWAFLSPRLARRLAAASAACSNESQRSPMGSPSKDAHNVHHNETSASAADSPSCHSSPTRNPTGSPGISVSPCPSPLPSEAGGDLRKEPMNIYNLNAIIRDQIKHLQKAVDRSLLLSRQRAAARELAPMLDKDKESCMEEILKLKSLISTKREQIATLRLVLKANKQTAEGALANLKSKYENEKAMVTETMMKLRNELKALKEDAATFSSLRAMFATRCDEYVTQLDEMQRQLAAAEDEKKTLNSLLRMAIQQKLALTQRLEDLEFDHEQTYRGRGAKVPKIKSSPPKIVSSLLPQYRHSPHN; translated from the exons atGGCCGCCGGTTTGGGATGCGGGGAATCGGTGGATCAGTACTGCGCCGCGGTGGAGCGGCTCACTCAGGAGCTGGCCGAGGCGAACCGGGAGAAGATCCGCGCCGCGGAGTGCGGTCTGGTCGTGCTGGAGGAGAACCAGGCGCTGAAACACAAGTACGCCGAGCTGGAGACCGAGCAGGACACTCTGAGGAAGGAGTTGGAGCAACTGCAGGAG gcaTTCGGTCAGGCCTACACCAACCAGCGCAAGGTGGCAGAGGATGGGGAGACCAACGAGGAGACGCTGCTGCAGGAGTCGGCCTGTAAGGAGGCCTACTACACGGGCCgcctgctggagctgcagacGGAGGTGACGCTGAGCCGCTCCGTGGCGTCCAACGCGCAGGCGGAGAACGAGCGGCTCAACGCGCTCGCGCAGGAGCTGCGAGAG AGCAACGACatgctggagctgcagaggagccggatgagggaggagatcaAGGAGTACAAGTTCAGGGAGACCAGGCTCCTTCAGGACTAcacggagctggaggaggagaacatcaCGCTGCAGAAACTGGTCTCTACGCTCAAGCAGAGCCAG GTGGAGTATGAGGGCCTGAAACACGAGATcaaggtgctggaggaggagaccgTTCTTCTCAACAGCCAGCTTGAGGACGCCTTGCGTCTGAAGGACATCTCCCAGGGTCAGTTGGAAGAAGCCCTGGACGCCCTGAAGAGCGAGCGCGAGCAGAAGAACAACCTGAGGAAGGAACTCGCCCACCACATCAGCCTGACCGACAGCGTCTACGGGGCGGGGGCCCATCTGGCGCTCACCGTCACCGGCGTCGAGGGCCTCAAGTTCCCCGAGGAGACCGGCGGCACCAACGGCGGCGCCATCCCGGTCGCCAGCGAGGACGGCGGCTGGCGCAACGGCCACCTCCTCGCAGGCACGGGGCTGGCCAAGATGAACGCGGAGTACCGGCCGGGCCGCAAGGGAGAAGCCCTGCACCCGGTGCCCGACCTGTTCAGTGAGCTCAACCTGTCGGAGATGCAGAAGCTCAAACAGCAGCTGCTACAG GTGGAGTGCGAGAAGGCAGCGCTGCTCATGAACCTGCAGGAGGCCCAGACCCAACTGCAGCACACGCAGGGCGCCCTGACCGAGCAGAGCGACCGCGTCCACCGCCTCACGGAACGCTGCAACGCCATGAAGCGTCTCAAGGGGGACAAGGAGCTCGACGACCCGCAGGAGAGCGAGAAGCCCGACGGCGACTCCGTATCGCCCCAGGCCAACGGCCACCACGATCCCGACATCCACGGGTTTGAGATCCTGGAGTGCAAGTACAAGGTGGCGGTGACGGAGGTGATCGACCTGAAGGCCGAGCTCAAGGCCCTGAAGGAGAAGTATAACCAGGCTGTGGAGGGGCAGGGAGAGAGCCACGGTGACGACCGGGTCCAGGCGCCGAGTGAACAG CAGGTAGCTCACCTGGAGCGCAGTTGCCGCGAAGGCCGGGAGAGGGTGGCCGGCCTGGAGGCGGAGCTGCGAGCTGCGACGAGCACGGCCACGGAGAGCCAGGGCATGCTGAACACCGCACAGGACGAGCTGGTGACCTTCAGTGAAGAGCTGGCGCAGCTCTATCACCACGTCTGTATGTGCAACAACGAGACGCCCAACCGCGTCATGCTGGACTACTACCGCCAGAGCCGCGTCACGCGCAGCGGCAGCCTGAAGGGCTCCGAGGACCCCTGGGCCTTCCTCTCGCCGCGCTTGGCGCGACGCCTCGCCGCGGCGTCTGCAGCCTGCTCCAATGAGTCCCAAAGAAGTCCCATGGGATCCCCATCCAAAGACGCTCACAACGTACACCACAATGAGACATCGGCCAGCGCGGCAGACTCGCCATCCTGCCACAGCAGCCCCACCCGCAACCCCACGGGCTCCCCGGGTATCAGCGTCTCTCCCTGCCCATCCCCGCTGCCCTCGGAGGCGGGCGGGGACCTGCGCAAGGAGCCCATGAACATCTACAACCTGAATGCCATCATCAGGGACCAGATCAAACACCTGCAGAAGGCCGTAGACCGCTCACTGCTGCTGTCCAGGCAGAGGGCCGCAGCCAGGGAGCTGGCCCCTATGCTGGACAAGGACAAGGAGTCGTGCATGGAGGAGATACTCAAGCTCAAGTCCCTGATCAGCACCAAGAGAGAGCAGATCGCCACACTCAGGCTGGTGCTCAAGGCGAATAAACAG ACAGCAGAGGGTGCGCTGGCTAACCTGAAGAGCAAGTACGAGAATGAAAAGGCGATGGTGACCGAGACCATGATGAAGCTGAGGAATGAGCTGAAGGCTCTGAAAGAAGACGCCGCCACCTTCTCGTCGCTCAGGGCCATGTTTGCCACGAG GTGCGATGAGTACGTTACCCAGCTGGACGAGATGCAGAGGCAgctggcggcggcggaggacgAGAAAAAGACGCTGAACTCCCTCCTCCGTATGGCCATCCAGCAGAAACTGGCCCTGACCCAACGCCTGGAGGATCTGGAGTTCGACCATGAGCAGACGTACCGTGGCCGCGGCGCAAAGGTGCCCAAGATAAAAAGCAGCCCACCCAAA ATTGTCAGCAGCCTGCTGCCTCAGTACCGTCACTCTCCCCACAACTAA